One Triticum dicoccoides isolate Atlit2015 ecotype Zavitan chromosome 5B, WEW_v2.0, whole genome shotgun sequence genomic window carries:
- the LOC119310281 gene encoding purine permease 3-like → MEEEATSQRRAQQPACKNDSTKQLPSSAGAKPLHHNPLLVVNFILMAVGSACGPLLLRAYFLHGGTRKWLSSLLTTAGWPLLLAPLSVSILSRRRHNRYGDTATRLFLMSPRLLVATVAVGLMTGLDDFLYAYGLAYLPVSTSSILVSTQLAFTAAFALLLVRQRFTAFSVNAVVLISVGAAMLGMNAGGDRPAGVTRVQYYAGFGMTLGAAALYGLVLPVVELSQARHAARAGAAVTYTLVMEMQIVIGFTATAFSAVGMLVNNDFQAIPREAQEFELGQTVYYLLLAGSVTSYQFFLLGIIGTIFYGSALLAGIITTVLIPVTEVLAILFFHEPFDVTKGVALALSLWGFVSYLYGEVRAKAQSSDKPPNTEHLDP, encoded by the exons ATGGAGGAGGAAGCAACATCCCAGCGCCGCGCGCAGCAGCCAGCATGCAAGAATGACAGCACCAAGCAGCTCCCTAGCAGCGCCGGCGCTAAACCGCTCCACCACAACCCCCTCCTCGTCGTCAACTTCATCCTCATGGCCGTCGGTTCGGCGTGCGGCCCGCTCCTCCTCCGCGCCTACTTCCTCCACGGCGGGACCCGCAAGTGGCTCTCCAGCCTGCTCACGACTGCCGGTTGGCCGCTCCTGCTCGCGCCGCTCAGCGTCTCCATTCTCTCCCGCCGCCGGCACAACAGATACGGCGACACGGCCACGCGGCTCTTCCTCATGTCGCCCCGCCTCCTGGTAGCGACCGTCGCCGTCGGCCTCATGACCGGCCTCGACGACTTCCTCTACGCCTACGGGCTGGCATACCTCCCGGTGTCCACCTCCTCCATCCTCGTCTCCACGCAGCTGGCCTTCACGGCCGCCTTCGCGCTGCTGCTCGTGCGCCAGCGGTTCACGGCCTTCTCCGTGAACGCCGTTGTTCTGATCAGCGTCGGCGCCGCCATGCTGGGGATGAACGCCGGAGGGGACCGCCCCGCGGGGGTGACCCGGGTGCAGTACTACGCCGGGTTCGGCATGACGCTGGGCGCCGCAGCGCTGTACGGCCTCGTGCTGCCCGTCGTGGAGCTCAGCCAGGCGAGGCACGCAGCTCGCGCAGGTGCGGCCGTCACGTACACTCTTGTCATGGAGATGCAGATCGTGATCGGCTTCACCGCCACGGCCTTCAGCGCCGTCGGGATGCTTGTGAACAACGATTTCCAG GCAATCCCACGAGAAGCCCAAGAGTTCGAGCTCGGCCAGACTGTCTATTACCTACTGCTCGCCGGCTCAGTCACATCGTACCAGTTCTTCTTACTCGGTATCATCGGCACCATCTTCTACGGCTCAGCGTTGCTCGCCGGCATCATCACGACCGTGCTCATCCCTGTAACCGAAGTGCTCGCCATCCTGTTCTTCCACGAGCCATTCGATGTCACTAAGGGTGTTGCGCTCGCGCTTT